A part of Perognathus longimembris pacificus isolate PPM17 chromosome 16, ASM2315922v1, whole genome shotgun sequence genomic DNA contains:
- the Art3 gene encoding ecto-ADP-ribosyltransferase 3 isoform X5, whose product MKMCRFEMVTKLLAALILMDIFQVKVEMLDMAGDAFDDEYLKCSNRMEMKYVPQLLEEEKASHQLFRAAWENARSKWEARKPRVSVPRSFKDNHGIALLLYISEAQEQTPFSHLFNKAVEEAGKSRKDYIYDFQFKAFHFYLTRALQLLRGRCAESYAPAVYASRPAAPAEPRQGHARLGRFTLARAAGPQATGDGRVGLTIHTCFGVAVEAFLDQSSGRMVLVPLNEVFQVSQEGNGKNLLLQSTNKTCSHYECSFLGGLKTEECVTNPDDIQPIYVYVPDATGRDPTAAPGRKRVRPDGKPGERSQINIDNPTAAGPVPAPSPKSHPSASCGPALLPLLPLRAAVIVLILGAAALRELLAP is encoded by the exons atgaagatgtgCCGTTTCGAAATGGTCACTAAGCTGCTGGCAGCCTTGATTCTAATGGACATCTTCCAG GTGAAGGTTGAGATGTTAGACATGGCTGGTGATGCATTTGACGATGAATACCTGAAATGTTCTAACAGGATGGAGATGAAATACGTTCCCCAGCTGCTCGAGGAGGAGAAAGCAAGCCATCAGCTCTTCCGAGCTGCGTGGGAAAATGCCAGAAGCAAGTGGGAGGCCCGGAAGCCTCGGGTCTCTGTCCCTAGGAGTTTTAAGGACAACCACGGGATAGCCTTGCTGCTGTACATTTCCGAAGCTCAAGAACAAACTCCCTTCTCTCATCTGTTCAACAAAGCCGTGGAGGAGGCCGGGAAATCCCGGAAAGATTACATCTATGACTTCCAGTTCAAGGCCTTCCACTTCTACCTGACCAGAGCCCTGCAGCTGCTGCGAGGACGCTGCGCGGAGAGCTACGCGCCCGCGGTGTACGCCTCGAGGCCCGCCGCCCCGGCCGAGCCCAGGCAGGGCCACGCCAGGCTGGGCCGCTTCACCCTGGCACGGGCGGCCGGGCCCCAGGCCACGGGCGACGGGCGTGTCGGGCTCACCATCCACACGTGCTTCGGCGTGGCGGTGGAGGCGTTCCTTGACCAGAGCAGTGGAAGAATGGTGTTAGTGCCGCTGAACGAGGTGTTTCAAGTGTCACAAGAAGGGAACGGGAAGAACCTTCTCCTTCAGAGCACAAACAAGACCTGCAGCCATTACGAGTGCTCGTTTCTAGGTG GACTGAAAACCGAGGAGTGCGTCACGAATCCAG ATGATATCCAACCCATCTACGTCTACGTCCCTG ATGCGACCGGCCGGGACCCCACCGCGGCCCCAG gAAGAAAGCGGGTGCGGCCGGACGGGAAGCCTG gagaGAGAAGTCAAATAAACATCGACAATCCTA CGGCCGCAGGCCCCGTTCCCGCTCCGAGTCCCAAGAGCCACCCCTCGGCGTCCTGCGGCCCAGcgctcctcccgctcctcccgcTCCGCGCGGCCGTCATCGTCCTCATCCTCGGCGCGGCTGCTCTCCGCGAGCTCTTGGCCCCATAG
- the Art3 gene encoding ecto-ADP-ribosyltransferase 3 isoform X1, producing the protein MKMCRFEMVTKLLAALILMDIFQVKVEMLDMAGDAFDDEYLKCSNRMEMKYVPQLLEEEKASHQLFRAAWENARSKWEARKPRVSVPRSFKDNHGIALLLYISEAQEQTPFSHLFNKAVEEAGKSRKDYIYDFQFKAFHFYLTRALQLLRGRCAESYAPAVYASRPAAPAEPRQGHARLGRFTLARAAGPQATGDGRVGLTIHTCFGVAVEAFLDQSSGRMVLVPLNEVFQVSQEGNGKNLLLQSTNKTCSHYECSFLGGLKTEECVTNPDDIQPIYVYVPGEESQKLAEEDATGRDPTAAPGLSAAEPFPLPGRKRVRPDGKPGERSQINIDNPTAAGPVPAPSPKSHPSASCGPALLPLLPLRAAVIVLILGAAALRELLAP; encoded by the exons atgaagatgtgCCGTTTCGAAATGGTCACTAAGCTGCTGGCAGCCTTGATTCTAATGGACATCTTCCAG GTGAAGGTTGAGATGTTAGACATGGCTGGTGATGCATTTGACGATGAATACCTGAAATGTTCTAACAGGATGGAGATGAAATACGTTCCCCAGCTGCTCGAGGAGGAGAAAGCAAGCCATCAGCTCTTCCGAGCTGCGTGGGAAAATGCCAGAAGCAAGTGGGAGGCCCGGAAGCCTCGGGTCTCTGTCCCTAGGAGTTTTAAGGACAACCACGGGATAGCCTTGCTGCTGTACATTTCCGAAGCTCAAGAACAAACTCCCTTCTCTCATCTGTTCAACAAAGCCGTGGAGGAGGCCGGGAAATCCCGGAAAGATTACATCTATGACTTCCAGTTCAAGGCCTTCCACTTCTACCTGACCAGAGCCCTGCAGCTGCTGCGAGGACGCTGCGCGGAGAGCTACGCGCCCGCGGTGTACGCCTCGAGGCCCGCCGCCCCGGCCGAGCCCAGGCAGGGCCACGCCAGGCTGGGCCGCTTCACCCTGGCACGGGCGGCCGGGCCCCAGGCCACGGGCGACGGGCGTGTCGGGCTCACCATCCACACGTGCTTCGGCGTGGCGGTGGAGGCGTTCCTTGACCAGAGCAGTGGAAGAATGGTGTTAGTGCCGCTGAACGAGGTGTTTCAAGTGTCACAAGAAGGGAACGGGAAGAACCTTCTCCTTCAGAGCACAAACAAGACCTGCAGCCATTACGAGTGCTCGTTTCTAGGTG GACTGAAAACCGAGGAGTGCGTCACGAATCCAG ATGATATCCAACCCATCTACGTCTACGTCCCTG GTGAGGAGAGCCAGAAGCTCGCGGAGGAGG ATGCGACCGGCCGGGACCCCACCGCGGCCCCAG GACTGAGCGCCGCGGAGCCCTTCCCGCTGCCCG gAAGAAAGCGGGTGCGGCCGGACGGGAAGCCTG gagaGAGAAGTCAAATAAACATCGACAATCCTA CGGCCGCAGGCCCCGTTCCCGCTCCGAGTCCCAAGAGCCACCCCTCGGCGTCCTGCGGCCCAGcgctcctcccgctcctcccgcTCCGCGCGGCCGTCATCGTCCTCATCCTCGGCGCGGCTGCTCTCCGCGAGCTCTTGGCCCCATAG
- the Art3 gene encoding ecto-ADP-ribosyltransferase 3 isoform X2, whose translation MKMCRFEMVTKLLAALILMDIFQVKVEMLDMAGDAFDDEYLKCSNRMEMKYVPQLLEEEKASHQLFRAAWENARSKWEARKPRVSVPRSFKDNHGIALLLYISEAQEQTPFSHLFNKAVEEAGKSRKDYIYDFQFKAFHFYLTRALQLLRGRCAESYAPAVYASRPAAPAEPRQGHARLGRFTLARAAGPQATGDGRVGLTIHTCFGVAVEAFLDQSSGRMVLVPLNEVFQVSQEGNGKNLLLQSTNKTCSHYECSFLGGLKTEECVTNPDDIQPIYVYVPDATGRDPTAAPGLSAAEPFPLPGRKRVRPDGKPGERSQINIDNPTAAGPVPAPSPKSHPSASCGPALLPLLPLRAAVIVLILGAAALRELLAP comes from the exons atgaagatgtgCCGTTTCGAAATGGTCACTAAGCTGCTGGCAGCCTTGATTCTAATGGACATCTTCCAG GTGAAGGTTGAGATGTTAGACATGGCTGGTGATGCATTTGACGATGAATACCTGAAATGTTCTAACAGGATGGAGATGAAATACGTTCCCCAGCTGCTCGAGGAGGAGAAAGCAAGCCATCAGCTCTTCCGAGCTGCGTGGGAAAATGCCAGAAGCAAGTGGGAGGCCCGGAAGCCTCGGGTCTCTGTCCCTAGGAGTTTTAAGGACAACCACGGGATAGCCTTGCTGCTGTACATTTCCGAAGCTCAAGAACAAACTCCCTTCTCTCATCTGTTCAACAAAGCCGTGGAGGAGGCCGGGAAATCCCGGAAAGATTACATCTATGACTTCCAGTTCAAGGCCTTCCACTTCTACCTGACCAGAGCCCTGCAGCTGCTGCGAGGACGCTGCGCGGAGAGCTACGCGCCCGCGGTGTACGCCTCGAGGCCCGCCGCCCCGGCCGAGCCCAGGCAGGGCCACGCCAGGCTGGGCCGCTTCACCCTGGCACGGGCGGCCGGGCCCCAGGCCACGGGCGACGGGCGTGTCGGGCTCACCATCCACACGTGCTTCGGCGTGGCGGTGGAGGCGTTCCTTGACCAGAGCAGTGGAAGAATGGTGTTAGTGCCGCTGAACGAGGTGTTTCAAGTGTCACAAGAAGGGAACGGGAAGAACCTTCTCCTTCAGAGCACAAACAAGACCTGCAGCCATTACGAGTGCTCGTTTCTAGGTG GACTGAAAACCGAGGAGTGCGTCACGAATCCAG ATGATATCCAACCCATCTACGTCTACGTCCCTG ATGCGACCGGCCGGGACCCCACCGCGGCCCCAG GACTGAGCGCCGCGGAGCCCTTCCCGCTGCCCG gAAGAAAGCGGGTGCGGCCGGACGGGAAGCCTG gagaGAGAAGTCAAATAAACATCGACAATCCTA CGGCCGCAGGCCCCGTTCCCGCTCCGAGTCCCAAGAGCCACCCCTCGGCGTCCTGCGGCCCAGcgctcctcccgctcctcccgcTCCGCGCGGCCGTCATCGTCCTCATCCTCGGCGCGGCTGCTCTCCGCGAGCTCTTGGCCCCATAG
- the Art3 gene encoding ecto-ADP-ribosyltransferase 3 isoform X4 has protein sequence MKMCRFEMVTKLLAALILMDIFQVKVEMLDMAGDAFDDEYLKCSNRMEMKYVPQLLEEEKASHQLFRAAWENARSKWEARKPRVSVPRSFKDNHGIALLLYISEAQEQTPFSHLFNKAVEEAGKSRKDYIYDFQFKAFHFYLTRALQLLRGRCAESYAPAVYASRPAAPAEPRQGHARLGRFTLARAAGPQATGDGRVGLTIHTCFGVAVEAFLDQSSGRMVLVPLNEVFQVSQEGNGKNLLLQSTNKTCSHYECSFLGGLKTEECVTNPDDIQPIYVYVPGEESQKLAEEDATGRDPTAAPGLSAAEPFPLPGERSQINIDNPTAAGPVPAPSPKSHPSASCGPALLPLLPLRAAVIVLILGAAALRELLAP, from the exons atgaagatgtgCCGTTTCGAAATGGTCACTAAGCTGCTGGCAGCCTTGATTCTAATGGACATCTTCCAG GTGAAGGTTGAGATGTTAGACATGGCTGGTGATGCATTTGACGATGAATACCTGAAATGTTCTAACAGGATGGAGATGAAATACGTTCCCCAGCTGCTCGAGGAGGAGAAAGCAAGCCATCAGCTCTTCCGAGCTGCGTGGGAAAATGCCAGAAGCAAGTGGGAGGCCCGGAAGCCTCGGGTCTCTGTCCCTAGGAGTTTTAAGGACAACCACGGGATAGCCTTGCTGCTGTACATTTCCGAAGCTCAAGAACAAACTCCCTTCTCTCATCTGTTCAACAAAGCCGTGGAGGAGGCCGGGAAATCCCGGAAAGATTACATCTATGACTTCCAGTTCAAGGCCTTCCACTTCTACCTGACCAGAGCCCTGCAGCTGCTGCGAGGACGCTGCGCGGAGAGCTACGCGCCCGCGGTGTACGCCTCGAGGCCCGCCGCCCCGGCCGAGCCCAGGCAGGGCCACGCCAGGCTGGGCCGCTTCACCCTGGCACGGGCGGCCGGGCCCCAGGCCACGGGCGACGGGCGTGTCGGGCTCACCATCCACACGTGCTTCGGCGTGGCGGTGGAGGCGTTCCTTGACCAGAGCAGTGGAAGAATGGTGTTAGTGCCGCTGAACGAGGTGTTTCAAGTGTCACAAGAAGGGAACGGGAAGAACCTTCTCCTTCAGAGCACAAACAAGACCTGCAGCCATTACGAGTGCTCGTTTCTAGGTG GACTGAAAACCGAGGAGTGCGTCACGAATCCAG ATGATATCCAACCCATCTACGTCTACGTCCCTG GTGAGGAGAGCCAGAAGCTCGCGGAGGAGG ATGCGACCGGCCGGGACCCCACCGCGGCCCCAG GACTGAGCGCCGCGGAGCCCTTCCCGCTGCCCG gagaGAGAAGTCAAATAAACATCGACAATCCTA CGGCCGCAGGCCCCGTTCCCGCTCCGAGTCCCAAGAGCCACCCCTCGGCGTCCTGCGGCCCAGcgctcctcccgctcctcccgcTCCGCGCGGCCGTCATCGTCCTCATCCTCGGCGCGGCTGCTCTCCGCGAGCTCTTGGCCCCATAG
- the Art3 gene encoding ecto-ADP-ribosyltransferase 3 isoform X3, which translates to MKMCRFEMVTKLLAALILMDIFQVKVEMLDMAGDAFDDEYLKCSNRMEMKYVPQLLEEEKASHQLFRAAWENARSKWEARKPRVSVPRSFKDNHGIALLLYISEAQEQTPFSHLFNKAVEEAGKSRKDYIYDFQFKAFHFYLTRALQLLRGRCAESYAPAVYASRPAAPAEPRQGHARLGRFTLARAAGPQATGDGRVGLTIHTCFGVAVEAFLDQSSGRMVLVPLNEVFQVSQEGNGKNLLLQSTNKTCSHYECSFLGGLKTEECVTNPDDIQPIYVYVPGEESQKLAEEDATGRDPTAAPGRKRVRPDGKPGERSQINIDNPTAAGPVPAPSPKSHPSASCGPALLPLLPLRAAVIVLILGAAALRELLAP; encoded by the exons atgaagatgtgCCGTTTCGAAATGGTCACTAAGCTGCTGGCAGCCTTGATTCTAATGGACATCTTCCAG GTGAAGGTTGAGATGTTAGACATGGCTGGTGATGCATTTGACGATGAATACCTGAAATGTTCTAACAGGATGGAGATGAAATACGTTCCCCAGCTGCTCGAGGAGGAGAAAGCAAGCCATCAGCTCTTCCGAGCTGCGTGGGAAAATGCCAGAAGCAAGTGGGAGGCCCGGAAGCCTCGGGTCTCTGTCCCTAGGAGTTTTAAGGACAACCACGGGATAGCCTTGCTGCTGTACATTTCCGAAGCTCAAGAACAAACTCCCTTCTCTCATCTGTTCAACAAAGCCGTGGAGGAGGCCGGGAAATCCCGGAAAGATTACATCTATGACTTCCAGTTCAAGGCCTTCCACTTCTACCTGACCAGAGCCCTGCAGCTGCTGCGAGGACGCTGCGCGGAGAGCTACGCGCCCGCGGTGTACGCCTCGAGGCCCGCCGCCCCGGCCGAGCCCAGGCAGGGCCACGCCAGGCTGGGCCGCTTCACCCTGGCACGGGCGGCCGGGCCCCAGGCCACGGGCGACGGGCGTGTCGGGCTCACCATCCACACGTGCTTCGGCGTGGCGGTGGAGGCGTTCCTTGACCAGAGCAGTGGAAGAATGGTGTTAGTGCCGCTGAACGAGGTGTTTCAAGTGTCACAAGAAGGGAACGGGAAGAACCTTCTCCTTCAGAGCACAAACAAGACCTGCAGCCATTACGAGTGCTCGTTTCTAGGTG GACTGAAAACCGAGGAGTGCGTCACGAATCCAG ATGATATCCAACCCATCTACGTCTACGTCCCTG GTGAGGAGAGCCAGAAGCTCGCGGAGGAGG ATGCGACCGGCCGGGACCCCACCGCGGCCCCAG gAAGAAAGCGGGTGCGGCCGGACGGGAAGCCTG gagaGAGAAGTCAAATAAACATCGACAATCCTA CGGCCGCAGGCCCCGTTCCCGCTCCGAGTCCCAAGAGCCACCCCTCGGCGTCCTGCGGCCCAGcgctcctcccgctcctcccgcTCCGCGCGGCCGTCATCGTCCTCATCCTCGGCGCGGCTGCTCTCCGCGAGCTCTTGGCCCCATAG